Proteins co-encoded in one Neodiprion lecontei isolate iyNeoLeco1 chromosome 3, iyNeoLeco1.1, whole genome shotgun sequence genomic window:
- the LOC107227135 gene encoding START domain-containing protein 10, with protein MDVGVVRIAEDKDFEKLKQLYDDNNEWRLDYNKPDLSVWTKTVTGTSFRMVKIKTRFPDVLPETLYDVLHDPEYRKVWDTHMIESKDIGFFNPNNDIGYYSMACPSPLKNRDFVLHRSWLDIGHEQLIINHSVFHKDHPPRKNYVRATSYLTGYIVRQSLNGDGCELGYVSHTDPHGKLPVWLVNKVTQIFAPKMVKKLHKAAIGYPSWKNLHKVDHKPWHFPEQISAPRIRIEDCVKSIEERNSKNNFVDESELKEAPSKETTTLDSD; from the exons ATGGACGTGGGAGTTGTCAGGATAGCGGAGGACAAAGACTTTGAGAAGCTAAAGCAGCTGTACGATGACAACAATGAGTGGAGGCTGGATTACAACAAACCTGATCTTTCGGTCTGGACTAAAACTGTGACTGGGACGAGCTTCAGGATGGTTAAA ATTAAGACAAGATTTCCTGATGTTTTACCAGAAACTTTATACGACGTCCTCCATGATCCTGAATATAGAAAAGTTTGGGATACACACATGATTGAGTCCAAGGACATTGGCTTTTTCAATCCCAACAATGACATCGGGTACTATTCAA TGGCATGTCCGTCCCCTTTGAAGAATAGAGACTTTGTTTTGCATCGTTCATGGTTGGACATTGGGCACGAACAGCTTATCATCAATCATTCTGTCTTTCACAAAGACCATCCACCAAGGAAAAATTACGTGAGAGCTACGTCTTATCTCACAG GATACATAGTAAGGCAATCTCTTAATGGAGATGGTTGTGAGTTGGGATATGTATCACATACCGATCCACACGGAAAATTACCAGTATGGCTGGTAAATAAAGTGACACAAATATTTGCACCAAAG atggtgaaaaaattacacaaagcTGCCATCGGTTATCCAAGTTGGAAAAATCTGCACAAGGTTGATCACAAGCCTTGGCATTTCCCAGAGCAAATCAGTGCACCTCGAATACGAATTGAAGAC TGTGTAAAATCAATCGAAGAGAGAAATTccaaaaacaattttgttgATGAATCAGAATTAAAGGAAGCGCCCAGTAAAGAAACTACGACTTTGGACAGTGATTAA
- the LOC107227134 gene encoding phosphoglucomutase-2, which translates to MAPKDSVNTGNTILDEKIKEWLSWNNDSAAENEIQNYINEGDVSTLSKLFLTRLEFGTAGLRGRMGPGYSQLNDLVIVQTGQGFVKYLLSTISDAKTKGVVLGYDGRHHSKRFAELTAAILVNNGVRVYMYSKVCPTPFVPYGVLKYKCAAGIMVTASHNPKEDNGYKVYWDNGAQIISPHDKGIQKSILANLEPLESSFNTSGINSHQLFSDPLENVMQTYFKTLKDMVLYPETNKNTVLKFTYTAMHGVGYDYMVKAFDAAKFKPFIVVEEQKDPDPDFPTVKFPNPEEGKSALDLSMRTANQNASGIILANDPDADRLACAEKNQKGEWRVFTGNELGALLGWWMLHHHQVRYPDANLSDVFMLASTVSSKILRSMANKEGFTFEETLTGFKWMGNRVTELLRQKKTVLFAFEEAIGFMCSSTVIDKDGISAGVRVAEMASYLETMGISLAGKLDEIYAEYGHHISDNSYYICHEQLVIKSIFERLRNFNGKPNTYPSSILGGKYPIIGIRDLTTGYDNTQPDNKAILPVSKSSQMVTFTFENGLVLTLRTSGTEPKIKYYTELCASPNKQDLTELKDVLNEMVAAIVLEFLQPELNALIARSS; encoded by the exons ATGGCTCCAAAGGATTCTGTAAATACTGGAAACACGATCCTAGATGAAAAGATAAAGGAATGGCTGTCTTGGAATAAT gATTCAGCAGCAGAAAATGAGATTCAGAATTACATCAATGAAGGAGATGTATCGACTCTGTCTAAACTTTTTCTTACGCGATTGGAATTTGGTACTGCTGGACTGCGTGGTCGTATGGGTCCAGGATACAGTCAACTAAACGATTTAGTAATTGTACAAACTGGACAAGGATTTGTCAAATATTTACTATCCACGATTTCTGATGCTAAGACAAAAGGAGTGGTGCTCGGATATGACGGTAGACATCATAGTAAAAG ATTTGCAGAGCTGACTGCCGCTATTCTTGTGAACAATGGTGTAAGAGTTTACATGTATTCAAAGGTTTGCCCAACACCTTTCGTCCCCTATGGAGTATTGAAGTATAAATGTGCAGCAGGTATAATGGTCACAGCGTCGCACAACCCAAAGGAAGATAATGGCTATAAAGTTTACTGGGATAACGGTGCTCAAATTATTTCACCCCATGATAAAGGAATTCAGAAATCCATCTTGGCTAATTTAGAACCATTGGAATCGTCGTTTAACACTTCAGGAATTAATAGCCATCAGCTATTCAGTGATCCACTTGAGAATGTTATGCAAACTTATTTTAAAACCCTTAAGGATATGGTTTTGTATcctgaaacaaacaaaaatacagttctaaaGTTTACATATACAGCTATGCATGGCGTGGGATATGATTACATGGTCAAAGCATTTGATGCAGCTAAGTTCAAG CCATTCATTGTGGTCGAGGAGCAAAAGGATCCCGACCCAGACTTTCCAACTGTTAAATTTCCAAATCCAGAAGAGGGTAAAAGTGCGTTAGATCTGAGTATGAGGACTGCTAATCAAAATGCTTCTGGAATAATTTTAGCCAATGATCCAGATGCAGACAGACTTGCTTgtgctgaaaaaaatcagaa agGCGAATGGCGAGTTTTCACTGGCAATGAATTAGGAGCCTTATTAGGCTGGTGGATGCTACATCACCACCAAGTGCGATACCCGGATGCGAATTTAAGTGACGTGTTCATGTTAGCATCTACAGTTTCGAGTAAAATACTGCGATCTATGGCCAACAAAGAAGGTTTCACATTCGAA GAAACATTAACAGGCTTCAAGTGGATGGGTAACCGAGTAACAGAGCTGTTACGTCAAAAGAAAACCGTATTATTTGCTTTTGAAGAAGCTATTGGATTCATGTGCAGCTCCACTGTAATAGATAAAGATGGTATCAGTGCGGGTGTCCGCGTCGCTGAAATGGCATCATATTTAGAAACTATGGGGATATCGCTTGCTGGAAAGCTAGACGAGATTTATGCAGA GTATGGTCATCATATTAGTGATAATTCCTACTACATCTGTCATGAGCAACTGGTGatcaaaagtatttttgaaAGACTAAGAAACTTTAACGGAAAACCAAATACG TATCCAAGCAGCATCCTTGGAGGCAAATATCCCATAATTGGCATTCGCGATCTTACGACAGGATATGATAATACACAGCCCGACAACAAAGCAATTCTGCCAGTTTCAAAGTCCAGCCAAATGGTCACATTCACATTTGAGAATGGGCTTGTACTTACGTTGCGTACCAGTGGTACTGAACCCAAAATCAAATATTACACAGAGTTGTGCGCCTCGCCAAATAAGCA GGACCTTACAGAGCTGAAGGATGTACTTAACGAAATGGTGGCTGCTATTGTGCTTGAGTTTTTACAACCAGAATTGAATGCGCTTATTGCGAGAAGTTCGTGA